The region ACCGAAACGGCGCTTGATAATCTCAAGAAAGAAGGAATTAAAGAAGGAGTAGTGCACGCGGGCGACTTGATGTATGAGTTGATTGCAACGCGAGTCGATGATGCGAAAAGGTCGCGTGCCGCGCTAAAGCGATTCGGGCTGGAAGCGGGGCGATTCCTTCTTGTTACCGTCCATCGCGCCGCCAACAGCGACCGGATAGAGAATCTGAAAACCATCGTCTCCCTCCTTGCCGCCCTTAATGAAAAGATTGTCTTCCCGGTTCATCCCCGGACAGTTTCCAATCTTAAAAAATTCGGCTTATGGCGTCAACTTGCGGCTATTAAGCATCTGACCGTCGCCGAACCGCTTTCGTATCTGGATAACCTGTCGCTCATCAGGCATGCCCGGGCGGTTTTGACCGACTCCGGCGGCATGCAGAAAGAAGCCGCCTTTGTTGGAACCCCCTGCATCACTTTGAGGGAAGAAACAGAATGGCCGGAGACTCTGAAGCAGGGGAATTTTCTGGCAGGCCTGTCGCAAAGCAAAATCGTCTCCCGCCTGTGTCATCTGCCACAGGTCAAATCGGGACGGAGCCATCGCATTAAGGGGCGGGAACCTTCGGAGATAATTTCATTGGCGCTCCGAAAATTTCTGGGAGCGCTCTGACCTTGGCTCAGGAATCGCGCATAGGACAGGCGATTTTCGGGGTTACGGGAATAGTTGTAATATCGAAACTTCTGGGATTTGCCCGCGAGATGGTAATAGCCGACCGCTTCGGCACCTCCTGGGAATATGACCTTCTTCTGCTGGGAATGGCCGCACCTGTTTTCATTAATCTGGTCCTGGTGAATTCCACTAACCTGCTTATTGTACCGTCGCTGACCGGAATAAAAGGCGCCACCGATTCCGGGGCATATAGCCGCGCTCTCTGGAGAATTTATTCCACACTTCTGGTAATCTCATTTGCTCTAACCCTGGCAGTGATATTGCTTGCGCCGTTTCTGGTGCGGATGATAGCCCCTCAGATTGCGCCGGAAAGTTATCCGCAGGCAGAGCTTTATTGCCGGTTGTTCGCTCTGCTGATAGTCCTCGGTTTCTCGGAATCATATCTTCGCTCGGCGCTGAACATTGAAAAGAACTTCCTCTATCCCGCCGCCGGCACGGTGGTAATGAACGTCATCGCCATTGCCGTTATTTATTTCTTCTCGGGGCAACTCTCGGTCATGGCGATAGTGGTGGGTTTATTAAGCGGCGCCTTTCTTCAAGTGCTCTATCTTTTGCTGAAACTGGCGGGACCCAAGGGAGTAACGCGAATCAAAGCGGAATTCTTCGGTGAAGATTTTCGGAAAATTGTCGCCGTGGGATTTGCTGTCATCGCGGTGGAAATCTTTTCGCGGACCTACTTCCTGATAGACCGCTATTTTGCCTCCGGTATGGAGAGCGGCGTTGTCTCGGCGCTGAATTATTGCAGCATGCTGGTGATGCTCCCGGTCAATATAATCGCTTTTGCCGTGACTGCGGTTACCTTTCCGTTCTTGAGCGAAAGAGCCTCGAGTGAAGCGGCGGAATCGTTTTCAAGTCTCCTCAAGACGACTCTTCGCCTGCTTCTTGCACTGGGTATTCCCTGTGCGCTCTTTTACGGACTTTTTTCACGGGAGCTGGTTACGGCAGTGTTCTATCGCGGCGCTTTCGAGAAGGATTCGCTGGATATGACATCCCGCATACTGGTCTATCTGGCGCCATATCTTCTGTCCGTTTTTCTGTATGCGGTTCTTATTCAAGCCTGTTATGCTTCCGGCAGGCAGAAGACGGTGCTGGTCATTGCCGTTACTTCAATGATTACCAAATTTGTTTTGACCGGATTGCTCGCCGATAGATGGGGATTTATCGGCATTCCGCTATCCAGTTCCCTGGTGCAGACAGCAACCGTTGCCGCTTTGTTTGCTGTCCTTGTTGCCGACAGAAAAATTAAACCTGATAGGTCTTTGAGAGGCGTAATCATTAAGACAATACTGGCATCGCTGCCGATAATACTCTTGGCGATACTCTATCATCAGATTTTTACAGGAGAGGTTATAAGCAGTGTTCTCTACCGATACCGTATCTTGCCGGCGATGCTGATTGCAGTTATCTTATTCTTAATTGTCGGTAAGGCGGTAAGGATGCCGGAGACGTCGAAGATATGGGAGCTGATTTTGGCAGGCAGGAAAACGCGATGAAAGAGATATTCGGTCTGCGGACTGCTCTTGGTCCCTTTTTTGTCGGCGCCATAATGATATTTTTGTGCGCCGCCGCGATTCTGCTTGCCGCCGACAGGGCGGTACCGGCTCTGCTGGCTTCCATGATACCGGCGGCGTTTGTACTGGCGGCGTACCCCCGACTCTCGCTATACCTCTATATTTTCACGCTGTTTGTTCACTATTATCCGCTTCCCGGCTCCACGGTGCTCTTATTGGACCTGGTAACACTTCTCTTGCTTGCCTCTTATGCCATCGATTTTCTTCTCAAAGGAAATTCGGTCATGAAGGTCCCGGGGATAATCAATTACTTCTTAGTTCTGATATGCCTGATGGTCTTCAGCGCCGTTTTTGCCTACCATCCGGAGTACAGTATCAAGCCTATCCTGCGGGTAATTTTCCAGATTCCGATAATAATCGCGATATATAATTCCGTAAATTCCAAAGATATCGGACACTTCCTTAGATTCGGCTTTCTGCTTCTTCTGGCGCATGCCGCTGTCAATGTTGCGACCTTTGTTTCCACCGGCGGAAGTTACCGGGTTTTTGGAAGCGCCAATGTCTACTTCAATGATATCGCCATGCTATTTGCGCCGGTCGGGATAGCCGGATATCTCTGGGGAAAGTCATCACGGAATGCATTGTTCTTTGGTTTTGCTACAATTGTCGTTCTTTTCGGAATGATTGCCACGCAGTCGCGCGCTCCCCTTATCACAGTCGTCTGGGTAGGGTTGGTGGTGGTAGTTGTTTCTCATCGAAAAGCTGACCGGCAGGGGAATCTGCCGGTAAAGCGCAAGGCGCGGCTGATACTTTTGGGAGTGGGGGTGATGGCGGCAATAATAGTTCTCTTCTCCGATTTATTTCGCGACGTAGGAGAACGGTTTCGAACCCTTGCCGATATCGATACCGGAACCGTCTGGCTGCGGGTATCGCTCTGGAAAGCGGCTCTGGTGGCATTTCTAAGCGACCCCTTGACCGGCATCGGTCCCGGAAATTACAGATATATCGACAGCATTATTCCCTCCTTAAAATTCGACCCGGCGCGATATTATGTGACCGGCTATTCCTCCCATAATATATTTCTCCATTATCTTGCCGAGACCGGGCTTCTGGGGGCGCTTGCCATGGTCTCCATCTATCTTAAGAATTTCCGTACGGCGCTCAAGATAAATCGACCGGCGCAACCGAAAGGAGACCTTTCGGTGTCGTACGCCTTGCTGGGGGCCGGGCTGACTATTTTTGCGGCGCTCTTTTATCTGAATGGCTGGATGTGGGGTCATTCGGCATTTCTGGCGCCGCTCTTTATCGCCTTGACTGCCAAATATTACAACTCCATTTCAAATGGCTAAGCGCGTTGTAATACTCGGAAATGCTTCCTCGGTGCATATTATCCGCTGGGCTACCGGTATTGCCAAGGCCGGATTTGAGGTTCATCTCATTTCGTTGGGTGGCGCGCCGATTGAAGGAATCAATACTATCATTGTTGAGTCGGGAAAATTTCGAAGGTTATCTTATATCACCAATCTTATGAAAGTGAAGCGGCTGATAAAAAGCCTCCGGCCGGATATTCTTCACAGCCATTACGCTACCGGCTACGGGCTCTGGGGGGCCGCCAGCGGTTTTCATCCCCATATAATAACTATCTGGGGAAGCGACATCCTTGCTTTCCCCTCCAATTTCATTCTCCGGGCGATCTTGAAGAAGATACTGCTTTCAGCCGACTGCCTGACCGCCACCGGAAAATTCTTATGCCGGGCAATGGCGGAACTGATTCCGAACAGGAAAGAGATGGTTTGTAATGTCCCCTTTGGTGTACAGCTACCTGAATTAGTAATCCCTCGTTCTCCTGATGAAACTGTAAAGCTCATCTATCTGAAAGGACATGAGAGCATCTATGGCCCGGATATTCTTCTTCGGGCAATGAGACTGGCACTGGATTCAATGCCGACGCTTCGGCTGACCATGGCAGGACGAGGGCGTATGACGCCGCAGCTGCGCTCTCTGGCAGAAGAACTTGGTCTAAAGGAAGCGGTATCTTTTCCGGGATTCATAGAGCACTACCGGACATTCAGATTGCTTGCCGAACATGACCTTATGGTAATGCCGTCGCGACAGGAATCATTCGGGGTAGCGGCTTTGGAGGCATCAGCGGCGGGAATTCCGGTAATCGCCTCCGCTGTCGGGGGGATTCCGGAGGTGGTAATTGACGGCGCAACAGGTCTTCTGGTACCGCCGGAGAGTCCGGAACGTCTGGCAGAGGCGATTGTTAAACTGGCGGCAGACGCTTCCTTACGGGAAAAATTGGGTAACGCCGGGCGAAAATTTGTGGCGGAAAACTATCGCTGGGACGATAATATCAAGCAGATGATTGAAATCTACAACAGTTTGATGAAAAGCCAATGAAGCGAAGAATATCGAAGGTGCCGTTCTTCCGACTCCGGCTGGGAACGCCTGAGAAGAGGGCGGTGTCGAGAGTAATTGAATCGGGCTGGGTGACCTCCGGTCCGACCGCCCGCGCCCTGGAAGAGAAGATAAAGAAACTGGTGCATGCCCGGTATGCCATCGCGGTCTCCTCCGCCACGGCGGGACTTCATCTTTCCCTAAAAGCGGCCGGCATCGGAACTGGAGATGAGGTGATAACCTCGCCGTACACCATGGCGGCGACGGTCGAAGCGATTCTCTATACCGGCGCCACACCGGTATTCGCGGAAATCGACCCGCTTACATTGAACATTGACCCGGCGCAGGTCGCAAAGAGAATCTCCCGCCGAACAGAAGCAATTATCCCGGTCGATATCGCGGGACTTCCTTGCGACTATGACGCCCTGCTGAAAATCGCGCGACAGAGAAAGGTCCTGCTTATCGAAGATGCCGCCCATTCGCTGGGGGCGCAGTTCCAGAGCAAACCGGTTGGCTCGTGGTGTGACGCTACCGTCTTTTCTTTCTATTCCACTAAAAATATCACCACCGGCGAAGGGGGAATGGTAGTCAC is a window of Candidatus Zixiibacteriota bacterium DNA encoding:
- a CDS encoding lipid II flippase MurJ, which gives rise to MAQESRIGQAIFGVTGIVVISKLLGFAREMVIADRFGTSWEYDLLLLGMAAPVFINLVLVNSTNLLIVPSLTGIKGATDSGAYSRALWRIYSTLLVISFALTLAVILLAPFLVRMIAPQIAPESYPQAELYCRLFALLIVLGFSESYLRSALNIEKNFLYPAAGTVVMNVIAIAVIYFFSGQLSVMAIVVGLLSGAFLQVLYLLLKLAGPKGVTRIKAEFFGEDFRKIVAVGFAVIAVEIFSRTYFLIDRYFASGMESGVVSALNYCSMLVMLPVNIIAFAVTAVTFPFLSERASSEAAESFSSLLKTTLRLLLALGIPCALFYGLFSRELVTAVFYRGAFEKDSLDMTSRILVYLAPYLLSVFLYAVLIQACYASGRQKTVLVIAVTSMITKFVLTGLLADRWGFIGIPLSSSLVQTATVAALFAVLVADRKIKPDRSLRGVIIKTILASLPIILLAILYHQIFTGEVISSVLYRYRILPAMLIAVILFLIVGKAVRMPETSKIWELILAGRKTR
- a CDS encoding DegT/DnrJ/EryC1/StrS family aminotransferase → MKRRISKVPFFRLRLGTPEKRAVSRVIESGWVTSGPTARALEEKIKKLVHARYAIAVSSATAGLHLSLKAAGIGTGDEVITSPYTMAATVEAILYTGATPVFAEIDPLTLNIDPAQVAKRISRRTEAIIPVDIAGLPCDYDALLKIARQRKVLLIEDAAHSLGAQFQSKPVGSWCDATVFSFYSTKNITTGEGGMVVTDSKILASRARLLSLHGMTSSGWKRYAGGGWKYDIVELGYKYNLSDLAAGLGLGQLTRFGEMQKKREMLAKRYIENLSRLGAFIETPYIDARSRHGWHLFIIKIIPERLRITRDRFISELEKRGIGCGVHFIPIYRFSYFRKHLKLKISDFSATESAYQRVISLPFYPDLAFGEVDYVSERIAELCRKFCR
- a CDS encoding glycosyltransferase; translation: MAKRVVILGNASSVHIIRWATGIAKAGFEVHLISLGGAPIEGINTIIVESGKFRRLSYITNLMKVKRLIKSLRPDILHSHYATGYGLWGAASGFHPHIITIWGSDILAFPSNFILRAILKKILLSADCLTATGKFLCRAMAELIPNRKEMVCNVPFGVQLPELVIPRSPDETVKLIYLKGHESIYGPDILLRAMRLALDSMPTLRLTMAGRGRMTPQLRSLAEELGLKEAVSFPGFIEHYRTFRLLAEHDLMVMPSRQESFGVAALEASAAGIPVIASAVGGIPEVVIDGATGLLVPPESPERLAEAIVKLAADASLREKLGNAGRKFVAENYRWDDNIKQMIEIYNSLMKSQ
- the wecB gene encoding UDP-N-acetylglucosamine 2-epimerase (non-hydrolyzing) is translated as MLSKKPLIFSVVGARPQFIKLAPLAPVLSRRFHHIIVHTGQHYDYDMSQVFFRELHLPKPKYNLDVGSGSHALMTANIMIRLEKLLGRLQPDIILVYGDTNSTLAGALTAAKLQIPVGHIEAGLRSNRLDMPEEINRRLTDQVSSLLFCPTETALDNLKKEGIKEGVVHAGDLMYELIATRVDDAKRSRAALKRFGLEAGRFLLVTVHRAANSDRIENLKTIVSLLAALNEKIVFPVHPRTVSNLKKFGLWRQLAAIKHLTVAEPLSYLDNLSLIRHARAVLTDSGGMQKEAAFVGTPCITLREETEWPETLKQGNFLAGLSQSKIVSRLCHLPQVKSGRSHRIKGREPSEIISLALRKFLGAL
- a CDS encoding O-antigen ligase family protein, with the translated sequence MKEIFGLRTALGPFFVGAIMIFLCAAAILLAADRAVPALLASMIPAAFVLAAYPRLSLYLYIFTLFVHYYPLPGSTVLLLDLVTLLLLASYAIDFLLKGNSVMKVPGIINYFLVLICLMVFSAVFAYHPEYSIKPILRVIFQIPIIIAIYNSVNSKDIGHFLRFGFLLLLAHAAVNVATFVSTGGSYRVFGSANVYFNDIAMLFAPVGIAGYLWGKSSRNALFFGFATIVVLFGMIATQSRAPLITVVWVGLVVVVVSHRKADRQGNLPVKRKARLILLGVGVMAAIIVLFSDLFRDVGERFRTLADIDTGTVWLRVSLWKAALVAFLSDPLTGIGPGNYRYIDSIIPSLKFDPARYYVTGYSSHNIFLHYLAETGLLGALAMVSIYLKNFRTALKINRPAQPKGDLSVSYALLGAGLTIFAALFYLNGWMWGHSAFLAPLFIALTAKYYNSISNG